GCCACCTCGGAGGTGAGAGTTCCAGGGGCGTGTGGGTGGGGATTGGGGCCTGCACGCTCAACACAGCACCCTGTTTCTCACAGGCTCTGGGCCTCCTGCCCCCGTCTCTTGCTGCCTTCTGCCCTTGGGACAGGGCGACACTGGTGTGCGTGGGCCTTGGCGCACATGAAGAGGTGCTGTTCTACAGTCTCCGCCAGAAGCAGGTTTGTGCGCTCATGACGGATGCTGCATTGTAGGTGGGCATCACACCCAGGGCTATTCATCGCAGGGCCATAAGGTCATGGAGCCTGGGCAGTGTCCCTAGCAGGAGTCCCCAGCGTCACGCTGTCTGCTGTCTTCCTACAGGTAGTGCAGAAGACACCGCTGCCCTTCTTTGCCATGTCCCTGAGCCTGTCCCCAGgggcccagctcatggtggtTGGCTTTGCTGGTGAGTGCTGGTAGACACGCTTGTGCTGTTTTGGGGGATGGCAAACTGGCTCACCCACTCTTCACCTCTGTGTCTTGGGGCTCCCTCTCTCTGAAGAGCGTGGAGTCATAGACCCAAAGAGGGCCTAAGCTCAAAGGCAAGGTGCAAGTTACCAACTGCAGCACCTGCACTCCGCAAATACGGCCGCTTTGGTGGCCTTTGGCCATAGCAGGGGTGGGGATATGGAGATTGATCATGGCCTTGACTCCACTCAGCAAGGTTCCCTGGTGCCAGCACTGCGTCAGGCCGGGGGCACGAGAGGATTGGGCATCCCTCTGGATGCTGCCTGGCCCTCACCTTGTCATCTACCCACAGAATGCATGCTGAGGCTCCTAGACTGTGTGTCAGGGACTGCCCAGGACTTTGAAGGCCATGATGACTCAGTACACCTGTGTAGGTTCACCCCGTCTGGCAAACTGCTCTTCACAGCTGCTCACAATGAGATCCTGGTGTGGGAAGTCACCAGCCCCTGAACTATTGCTAGGATCATAGGCAGAAAAGCCAGGCTGTGGATTGCTGTATGCTGAGCCAGGATGGCTGGGACAGGCTCCGGGACTGCACTGTCTTGAATGTGGGTGACCTGAACAGCTTTAAGGAGGCTGAGGGTATGGCAATGTCTTAGAATGTGTGAAGAcatggatttgatccccagaatcactccccgccacacacacacagaagacttAGTGTACTGGGAAGGTTTTTCCGCAcaaggttgttttattgtttttattttgtacagtttaaataaataaaagctggcATTTGTTCTGTTGATACATTGTTTTATTATTGCCCCATAAGTTGCATCTCTGCATCACTTCTGTTCTGCGCTCAGCCTTTGCCCCCACCCCAGTCCTGCCCTTTGTCCAGCCTTGCTCACCACTGGCCTGTCCACCAGAGAGACTTACAGGgcccaagagcactggctgcacaaTCTGCAGTGTTAGGAGCACCCCTGTGGCGGCGCCGACGCGTAGCTCAGCCTGCTGTTGCGCGGGCGGGACCGGAAGTTTGGATGAGGGCGGGATTGAAGACAGGAAGTGTGGGGGCTTGAGCAGGGTGAAGGagagggttggggttggggttggggttgggtcTAGTTTGGTCCGTTTtgggccggggggtgggggtgggcttggggtgCTGCTGCGGGCGGTAGCCATGCGGCGCGACGTGCGCATCCTGCTGCTAGGCGAGGGTAAGCGCTGGGGCCCAGGGCAGACGGGTAGGGTCGGCGTGACCTCGACGGTGCTCCTGACTACTGTTCCCTCTACATGCGCAGCCCAGGTGGGGAAGACTTCTCTGATCCTGTCGCTGGTCGGCGAGGAGTTTCCCGAAGAGGTGCGCCAGCTGGACTGGACACTCGGGGCGGATGCGAGGCTCGGGGCGGCTGGACTCCGCAGTCAATCCCAACCCACCTGTTGCAGGTCCCTGCCCGCGCGGAGGAGATAACCATCCCCGCCGATGTCACCCCGGAGAAGGTGCCCACCCACATCGTGGATTACTCAGGTATTTCCAAGTGCTGCCCCCAGCCGGTGTGTATTGGGCTTTCAGCCGATCTGCATCGGGTTCTCTTTCCCTCTAGAAGCGGAGCAGACAGAAGAGGAGCTTCAGGAGGAGATCCACAAGGTGCGGTGCATCTTGAGGGCCCATGGGTACTGAGCCCGATTTATCGGTCCCAACTTGCTGCCACCTAGTCTTAATCGGCTTCCTCTTCTGTGGAGCTGGATTAAGGTGACAGACAGGCTGTGCTTGACCCTGATAATTCTGCTGTGACCTTCAGGACTGAACGTTGTTTGCATTCCCGGATCACAGTTTTCTGGGAACCAGGACTGATCTTGTGCCTCCGTTAGTGCTTAGGGAGAGAAGGCCTCTCCCTCCTTTGCTCCTTCCCAGGGTCTAGGGGAGcagatccatgtgtccttcactGCTTCTCCTTAAACACTATATTCTCTTTCCCCAGTACCATGGCTCTGTACTCCAGTCGACTGCCCTGGCTCCCCCGACTGTGGTGGGTGCCATCTTAATTAGGAGTTATCATGCTCCTGAATGCAGTCCTTCAGCCTCTGTGCCTCCTAGCTTTTGTCCACAGCATCCTTGCtgcttgttctgagctagaaaGTGAGATTCTGGTCAAGACTGTACCCTGCATGTGGTGGGTCTGTCATAAGCACTTAGGGCAAGGATGTGCTTTCTAGAGCCATGGTGCTCCGAGTCTGGTGTCTCTCAGGGAGTGCTGGCAGGGAGAGGTTTGTTTGGTAAAGGTGGGTGTCCCAGTCTTCAGAGCCCCAGCCCATCCTGCTGTGAGCACCTGGGCCGTGCTGGAGTGAGCCGTGCAGTTTATAGTGAGCAGACAGCCTTTGGTCACCCTGTGCCCTTCTTTCCCTTAGGCAAACGTGGTGTGTATGGTGTACGATGTGTCTGAGGAAGCCACCATTGAGAAGGTGAGCAAGAGGGGAGCTCCTTGTCCATTCTCGGCCCCTGCTGCTAGTGCCTGGCTTAGCTGGCCGTTGACCTGGGCAGTACATAGTGGCTCTTCATCCTCAGTCCTCATTCCCAGCCTCTTCTCTGCTGAGCTTTTCAGGATGCCCCATACCTCTGAGCTAGGGACCCCAGCCTGCATGGGGAGATTGTAGCTGTTAGGGTCAGACCAGTCCCTAGCTGTCATCCGCAGTCTCCCACCAGCTTCATGCACAGGACCACAGTTGGCTTCCAATGCTCCTCCACTCCTAAAGCTTGTTTAGCCCCAGGTAGGGGAGCGTGGGCTGTGAGCACGTGTGCATTCTTCCCTCACACTTGGACTTTGTCTTTCAGATCCGAACCAAGTGGATCCCCCTGGTGAATGGCAGGACTGCGACAGGGCCCAGGTGACCAGCAGGGCCACAGCTAGGGGGACTAGACCCCACCTGCTCCCCATCCCTGGTGATCATGGCCTCTCTCCCAGGTTGCCCATCATCCTGGTAGGCAATAAGTCAGACCTGCGACCAGGGAGTACCATGGAGGCTGTGCTACCCATCATGAGCCAGTTTCCTGAGATAGAGACCTGTGTAGAGGTGAGCAGGGAGTTTGAGAAGGGCTGTGTTAAGGCCCTGCAGCGGCTTCCTGTATCTGACTTGGATCCCTCCTTGATTCTGTCGTCATCCTTGTCCAGTGTTCAGCCAAGCACTTGAGGAATATCTCAGAACTGTTCTACTATGCCCAGAAGGCTGTTCTGCACCCCACCGCCCCGCTTTACGACCCTGAGACCAAACAGGTGAGCAGTGGGTGAGGGCCACACACTTACTTCCCCAAGACTGACCCCAAGTTCTGTGTGGAGTGTTGAATAAGGAGAGCAAATGCAGGGGAGCCCTGGCGGGGTGAACAGGGAAAGGGCCACTTGGTGTTGTGTCCCCACAGCTAAGACCTGCGTGCGCCCAGGCTCTCACACGCATCTTCAGGCTCTCAGACCAGGACCTAGACCATGCGCTCAGTGATGAGGAGCTCAATGCCTTCCAGGTGTGGTCCTGCCCCGAGACCCTAGCTGCCCTCATACGAGAGGAATCGTGGGAGGGGGGCAGCTGACTGATCTGAAGCGCTTTCTTACCGGAGGCAGAAGTCCTGCTTTGGCCATCCCCTGGCCCCACAGGCCCTAGATGATGTGAAGAGGGTCGTGTACAAGAATGTGGCAGGTGGTGTACAGGACAACCGGCTGACCCTAGAAGGTGAGGCAGACATCATCTTGTGCCCTTATGTGTGGGGAGTGGCTGGGCTGAGCGCTAGCCCTCTACCCTTTCCCAGGTTTCCTCTTCCTGAACACACTCTTCATCCAACGCGGCCGGCATGAGACCACATGGACCATCCTGCGGCGCTTTGGTTACAGTGACTCACTGGAGCTGACGTCCGACTACCTCTGCCCACCGTGAGTTGCAAGCGGGTGGGCAGTGGGGCTTatatcttgggggggggggtcctgctcACTGGGCCTGTgtgggacgggggtggggggtggcgctCAGCACTGGCTTCCTATTGGATCTGCCTTGATCTTGTGACCTGGGGACTCCAGCTTGGCCTCTCAACACACACTTACAGCCACTCCCCTTGCCTAGCCCCACCCATGTGACCAGAGGGTTCTGTTGGGAGTGCCTGACTGCCCAGGCAGGTCCTGCACTGTGAAAGTTGAAGTGTACTACACTGCCTCTGGCATTCCCACAGGCTCCATGTGCCCCCTGGCTGCAGCACAGAGCTCAATCACCGTGGCTACCAGTTTGTGCAGCGGGTATTTGAGAAGCACGACCAGGTGAGCACCGCTACCTCACCTGCCCCTCGACACACCCCAAACACATGTCACCATAGCCCCTCTGCCTGCAGGACCATGATGGCGCCCTCTCACCCGCGGAGCTCCAGAATCTCTTCAGCGTGTTCTCAGTGGCTCCCTGGGGCCCTGAACTTGCGCACACCGTCCCCACTCAGGCTGGCCGGCTGCCCTTGCATGGGTATCTTTGCCAGTGGACGTAAGTAcagcctgtgtctgtctgtctgtctatgcctACCCCCCCTGCCTTACTCTCTCTAGCACTGTGCCTTCCTTTACCCCCAGCCTGGTGACCTACCTAGATGTCCAGCACTGCCTTGCACACCTTGGCTACCTGGGCTACCCCACCCTCTGTGAGCAGGACTCCCAAGCACAGGCCATCACAGGTGGGTAACCACTTTTTTGGTCCCTGGGCCCCGCGCCTCCTCAGTAGCCAACCCCCTCACGTGAGCTCTTTACAGTTACCCGTGAGAAGAGGCTAGACCAGGAGAAAGGGCAGACACAGCGCAATGTTCTTATGTGTAAGGTGTTGGGAGCCCGAGGAGTGGGCAAGTCGGCCTTCTTACAAGCCTTCCTGGGCCACAGCCTGAGGGTGAGACCTGCGGCAGTCCCCGCCTCTACCTGGGAACTCAAGGGGCGGGAGAGGTACCATGGGTACCACTCCGGAGCCAACAAATCAAGGCTTCTTTCCTGTTGTCCACACAGGAAGACAGGGAACTCCCTGAGAAGCCCCCCATGCACACCATCAATACAGTGCGGGTCAGCGGACAGGAGAAGTACCTGATTGTGAGTGAGGGACTGTGCGGCCTGTCTTAGAGGGTGGACCTGCAACACTCCATGTTCCCCATACTTCCTCCTAATAGAGCTCTTCCCAGGGTGGCCCTGGGGGACCCAAGCCTTGGGGGAGGTCGCTAAGGCTATTGTTTGTCCCAGCTGTGTGAAGTGAGTGCTGATAGCCTGCTGGACACCTCTCTGGACACCACCTGTGATGTCGCCTGCTTAATGTTTGATAGCAGTGACCCCAAGACCTTTGTACACTGTGCTACCATATACAAGGCAAGTCCTGACCTAGGATCCTGTAAGGGGCTACTAGCCATAGGCTCGCTAGCTAGACCAGCAAGCTTAGGCTCTCCCATGTGTCTTTGCTGGCAGCGCCATTACATGGACGGGCAGACCCCCTGCCTCTTCATCTCCTCCAAAGCTGATCTCCCGGAAGGTGTGGCTTCACCGGGCCTGTCACCAGCTGAGTTCTGCCGTAGGCACCGGCTGCCTGCCCCCGCCTCATTCTCCTGCTTGGGACCAGCGCAGCCCAGCACAGCTGTCTTTACCCAACTTGCTACCATGGCCACCTTCCCGTGGGTATACCTAACCCAGCCTTAGTGTGGGGTGGCTGTCCCCGGGCTTAGTCTGTCATCTGGGTACAAAGGCGTCAGAGCTGCGGGGCGGCCCCGGTGCCTCAGAGAGCTGTGGCGGTGTCCACCTTGGGCCTGGCCTCTGACTGCCTGGGACACGGGTTTTCAGCAGGGAGCTTTTAGCATATGCCTTGCACGTCCGTCTCTCCACAGACACCTGGTGCACACAGAGCTGCACCCCACCTCCTTTTGGCTTCGGGGAATGCTGGTGGCTGTTGGGACTGCGGTGGCTGCTGTCCTTAGCTTCTCACTATACAGGGTCCTAGTGAAGAGCCGATGATGAAGGACCGATGAGCCTCTCGTGACCAAGGCACCGCACGCACACTGTGGGGCCTTGTGGGGCCCACACAGCAGAGGAATGTGGGCTTTCAGTTTGGTGGTGTAATGACTGTGTGGCTACAGGGTCCCCGGGATTGATGTGGGGTACCTGCTCAGGGACTTTGTCTAAATCCGTGGCTTCAGAAACCTCTTGTTCCATAACAGGGCTGTGTTTTGCCCTGTCCTGCTGGGACTGAGGGTCCAGGTGGCAGGGGTGAGGCCTTAGCCTTGGATGGAGTATTGTGTTAGGGGCTGGGCTGTGGGTACAGAAGCCAGGGACCAGGACCAGGAGTTCTCAGGGTGCTTCCTGGTTCTACATGGCCAGTAGGCATGTGGGGGGACAAGCGGTGGTGGTCAAATCGAGGAGGGACCTGACAGTCACAGAGTCCCCACCTATCTTTACCCGCACTGGACCAGCTGCCGAGCAAGTGGAATTGGGTTCCCTGATTAAACTCACttgtcttttccatctcttggaTATTGGTCTCTCAAGAcggctctttttctttctttaaaaaaaaaaaaatgcttattttttatatgtttgttttggctgcatgtatataaagaagtgcactgtgtgtgtctggtgcccgtGGAGCCCAGATGAGAGTgttagatccccaggaactggagttaactgATGATTGTAAACTTCCACGTGGATGTTGAGaacaaatccaggtcctctgcaggagcagcaatgctcctaaccactaagccatctctccagccccataaagaTGGCTTTTCTTCAATCAGTCTAAATGTGACTTCTATGTGTGGATTGGAAATGTCACCTGACCctccctcctgtctccctctgttCCTGGGTCCCTATTCTTTTttagtgcctgttctggatctcgctctatagaccaggctggcctcgaactcatagagatctgcctggctctgcctcctaagtgctgggattaaaggcgtgcgccaccaccgcccagcagctgGGTCCCTATTCTGAGGTCTCCCACTAGTCACAGTGACAAATAGCTGTGGAAGATCCAGTTGAAGTTCCTGACTGTCCAGGAAAGTCAGCCTCCACCAGTGGATTGGTGTTTGTGTGACAGGTCCAGTGCCTGTGCCTATTTCTTCCCTGGGAATGTAGCTTCTGTGGTGGTGGTTCCTTAGTACCACCACACGCTCCAAACTTCAGCCCAGTCAGCCTGCCTGGCTATGTTGAGAACCTAGGCTGTATGTGTAGTCTGACTGTTACTGAGGGGAGGGTAAACAGTGGAGCTCAGAGTTGATTCTTCAACACAGCCTACCAGCAAGAGCGCTTGAGACAGGAACCCACATACCCAGATAACCAGTGTGTCATTGAGTTGGGGCAGGTAGGTACTCCCTGCCTAGAATGTCTGCCTAATGGGGATCCGTCTGCCAGTGTCCCAGCCTACTGGCCTTCTGTCCCGCTAAGCATATGGACAGGATGCTTTTTGTAGGCAGCTGTATCCCCTATAGAGGAATTGCCATTGCATCTCTGCAGCAGCAGATTGTTTTTTTGAATGACACTTGGAGGGGTTGCCATGGTTACACATCTCACTGGTCTGTCACCTCTGTCCTCAGGAACAAATGCCCTCTCTATCTAAGCTGCGGTCCTACCTTCTTCCTTCAGAAGGCTATGGGTCTGCCTGGCTACACCCATGTCTGACTTTGGGCCTTTGCACTGGGAGCCCTGCTGTCTGAAATCCAGCGCAGGAGTGTTTTTGGTTAGAGCTTCAAGCCTTAGCCACAGTAGGGGGAAGGGTGTGAGT
This Peromyscus maniculatus bairdii isolate BWxNUB_F1_BW_parent chromosome 8, HU_Pman_BW_mat_3.1, whole genome shotgun sequence DNA region includes the following protein-coding sequences:
- the Rhot2 gene encoding mitochondrial Rho GTPase 2 isoform X2, whose protein sequence is MRRDVRILLLGEAQVGKTSLILSLVGEEFPEEVPARAEEITIPADVTPEKVPTHIVDYSEAEQTEEELQEEIHKANVVCMVYDVSEEATIEKIRTKWIPLVNGRTATGPRLPIILVGNKSDLRPGSTMEAVLPIMSQFPEIETCVECSAKHLRNISELFYYAQKAVLHPTAPLYDPETKQLRPACAQALTRIFRLSDQDLDHALSDEELNAFQKSCFGHPLAPQALDDVKRVVYKNVAGGVQDNRLTLEGFLFLNTLFIQRGRHETTWTILRRFGYSDSLELTSDYLCPPLHVPPGCSTELNHRGYQFVQRVFEKHDQDHDGALSPAELQNLFSVFSVAPWGPELAHTVPTQAGRLPLHGYLCQWTLVTYLDVQHCLAHLGYLGYPTLCEQDSQAQAITVTREKRLDQEKGQTQRNVLMCKVLGARGVGKSAFLQAFLGHSLREDRELPEKPPMHTINTVRVSGQEKYLILCEVSADSLLDTSLDTTCDVACLMFDSSDPKTFVHCATIYKRHYMDGQTPCLFISSKADLPEGVASPGLSPAEFCRRHRLPAPASFSCLGPAQPSTAVFTQLATMATFPHLVHTELHPTSFWLRGMLVAVGTAVAAVLSFSLYRVLVKSR
- the Rhot2 gene encoding mitochondrial Rho GTPase 2 isoform X1, coding for MRRDVRILLLGEAQVGKTSLILSLVGEEFPEEVPARAEEITIPADVTPEKVPTHIVDYSEAEQTEEELQEEIHKANVVCMVYDVSEEATIEKIRTKWIPLVNGRTATGPRLPIILVGNKSDLRPGSTMEAVLPIMSQFPEIETCVECSAKHLRNISELFYYAQKAVLHPTAPLYDPETKQLRPACAQALTRIFRLSDQDLDHALSDEELNAFQKSCFGHPLAPQALDDVKRVVYKNVAGGVQDNRLTLEGFLFLNTLFIQRGRHETTWTILRRFGYSDSLELTSDYLCPPLHVPPGCSTELNHRGYQFVQRVFEKHDQDHDGALSPAELQNLFSVFSVAPWGPELAHTVPTQAGRLPLHGYLCQWTLVTYLDVQHCLAHLGYLGYPTLCEQDSQAQAITVTREKRLDQEKGQTQRNVLMCKVLGARGVGKSAFLQAFLGHSLREDRELPEKPPMHTINTVRVSGQEKYLILCEVSADSLLDTSLDTTCDVACLMFDSSDPKTFVHCATIYKRHYMDGQTPCLFISSKADLPEGVASPGLSPAEFCRRHRLPAPASFSCLGPAQPSTAVFTQLATMATFPWTPGAHRAAPHLLLASGNAGGCWDCGGCCP